One window of the Mixophyes fleayi isolate aMixFle1 chromosome 6, aMixFle1.hap1, whole genome shotgun sequence genome contains the following:
- the LOC142160587 gene encoding proteoglycan 3-like, which translates to MFRLLLLLLVGTIYAQESEAADQGDLEETADTDCQEDGSDLTDDLLTSDLSLCHNATLELDKGTGDSDICADKRRCKYHVFRRKRVFWKAQRSCRRHRGNLCSIHSRVANNRLRCLARRRAANQNLVWIGVWKSKNIRQYKDVDRSRMNYTNWGCRQRKRCGTWCTALNVSTGKWISITCTAHLPFVCTY; encoded by the exons AAGCAGCTGATCAGGGTGACTTAGAAGAAACAGCTGATACAGACTGCCAAGAGGATGGAAGTGACCTGACTGATGACCTGCTGACCTCCGACCTAAGTCTATGCCACAACGCAACACTAGAGCTTGATAAAGGAACGGGTGATTCTGATATCTGTGCTGACAAAAGGAGATGCAAGTATCATGTTTTTAGACGCAAGAGGGTGTTCTGGAAGGCTCAG AGATCCTGCCGAAGACATAGAGGGAACCTGTGTTCTATACACAGCCGTGTGGCTAATAACCGACTGCGATGTCTTGCAAGGAGAAGAGCTGCAAACCAGAACCTTGTATGGATTGGTGTCtggaaatctaaaaat ATTCGGCAATACAAAGATGTGGACAGGAGCAGAATGAACTACACCAACTGGGGTTGTAGACAACGTAAGAGATGTGGAACTTGGTGCACAGCCCTCAATGTGTCAA CCGGAAAGTGGATCTCTATCACATGCACAGCTCATCTGCCCTTTGTCTGCACCTACTGA